One Geoalkalibacter subterraneus genomic window carries:
- a CDS encoding ISL3 family transposase codes for MTDLLNLPCLRVTDYEDCGDHYFVAAHGHLEPRPCSGCGHDDYYRHGAQKQIIMDTPIHGKRTMIEVHRRRFRCKICGKTAFEPLPDIDPKRQATKRLVDYIEHRCLTETFMSLAREVGVDNKTVRNIFDDMLARKESQHKYQTPEVLGIDELKIIGDYRAMLTNIKELALFDMLPSRKKANLLDYFRNLPDKGRVTTLVMDMWNPYRQLGVQELPGRLIVVDKFHVLRMANEGLERVRKRIRKGLDQKTRLKLKNERFVLLKRKHALSDEEKKDARKWFSLFPELGCAYDAKERFFEIYDQPTRSAAEIVASRWTNTLPTDVAKDFRDLQVALGNWNKEIFNYYENPVTNAYTESLNAIARQINRMGRGYSFEVLRARLLFEKQAIKKSPSLRKKPRQRPVSGYEFIQEFKRGLEGPAEEPVVEYGVDLLKLIQLFEDGYFS; via the coding sequence ATGACCGACCTCTTAAATCTGCCCTGTTTGCGCGTGACGGACTATGAAGACTGTGGGGACCATTATTTTGTTGCCGCCCACGGACATCTTGAGCCGAGGCCTTGCAGCGGTTGCGGCCATGATGATTACTATCGTCACGGGGCGCAGAAGCAGATCATCATGGACACGCCGATCCACGGTAAGCGGACCATGATCGAGGTTCACCGTCGGCGGTTTCGCTGTAAAATTTGCGGCAAGACCGCCTTTGAGCCTCTGCCCGACATCGACCCGAAGCGCCAGGCGACAAAGCGGCTGGTCGATTACATCGAGCATCGATGTCTTACCGAGACTTTCATGTCCCTGGCCCGGGAAGTGGGCGTTGACAACAAGACGGTTCGCAACATCTTCGACGATATGTTGGCCCGGAAGGAGAGTCAGCATAAATATCAGACGCCGGAAGTTCTTGGCATCGACGAACTGAAGATCATCGGTGATTACCGGGCCATGCTCACCAACATCAAGGAATTGGCCCTGTTCGACATGCTCCCGTCACGCAAGAAGGCCAATCTCCTCGATTACTTCAGAAACCTGCCGGACAAGGGAAGGGTCACGACCTTGGTCATGGATATGTGGAATCCGTACCGGCAGCTCGGCGTTCAGGAGCTCCCCGGACGGCTTATCGTCGTGGATAAGTTTCATGTCTTACGGATGGCCAACGAGGGGCTGGAGAGGGTTCGCAAGAGGATCAGGAAGGGGCTCGATCAAAAGACCAGGCTGAAATTGAAGAACGAAAGGTTCGTGCTGCTGAAGAGAAAACACGCCCTGTCGGATGAGGAAAAGAAGGACGCCCGCAAATGGTTCTCGCTTTTCCCTGAACTGGGCTGCGCTTACGACGCCAAGGAACGCTTTTTCGAGATTTACGATCAGCCTACCCGATCCGCCGCCGAAATCGTCGCCAGCCGTTGGACAAACACTCTTCCCACGGATGTTGCAAAGGATTTTCGTGATCTCCAAGTCGCCCTGGGGAACTGGAACAAGGAAATCTTCAACTACTACGAAAATCCCGTTACCAACGCTTACACGGAGTCGCTGAACGCCATCGCCCGGCAAATCAACCGAATGGGTCGTGGTTACAGCTTCGAGGTTCTGCGGGCAAGGCTCCTCTTCGAGAAGCAGGCTATCAAGAAATCGCCCTCTCTGCGGAAGAAGCCTCGGCAACGCCCCGTGTCGGGGTACGAATTTATCCAGGAATTTAAGCGCGGGCTGGAAGGCCCTGCCGAGGAGCCGGTAGTGGAGTACGGGGTGGATCTTCTCAAGCTGATTCAACTTTTCGAGGACGGGTATTTCTCCTGA
- the iscB gene encoding RNA-guided endonuclease IscB codes for MQRVFVLDNNKQPLSPCSPARARMLLRGGKAAVIRRYPFTIILKDRTGGSTQPVELKLDPGSKTTGVALVQQKDNGAAVIFAAELQHRGASIKKALSTRRALRRSRRSRKTRYRAPRFNNRTRSKGWLPPSLQSRVDNVHSWAKRLQRLCPIANIAVETVRFDTQKVDNPEIRGVEYQQGTLAGYELREYLLEKWQRRCAYCGAENVPLEVEHVVPRSRGGSDRASNLTLSCRPCNEKKGSRAVQEFLADRPEVLRKILVGLKRPLKDAAAVNATRYAIGKALKTLELPISFWSGGRTKFNRTGQRYPKAHWIDAACVGESGASVRLQPGQVALSIKATGRGSRQMCRMDKYGFPRTGAKKVSSESGFCTGDIVAARVPKGKFAGRHTGRIAVRGRPSYRLTTQDQIFDVHPKYLTAIHRADGYAY; via the coding sequence ATGCAGCGTGTGTTCGTGCTGGACAACAACAAACAACCCCTTTCCCCATGCTCACCGGCACGGGCCAGAATGCTGTTGCGTGGTGGCAAGGCAGCGGTGATTCGCCGCTACCCGTTCACCATTATTCTCAAAGACCGCACTGGCGGAAGCACGCAGCCAGTGGAGCTGAAACTCGACCCGGGCAGCAAAACTACCGGCGTTGCCCTGGTTCAGCAGAAGGACAACGGCGCAGCGGTTATCTTCGCAGCTGAGCTGCAACATCGAGGCGCATCCATCAAGAAAGCACTCAGCACCCGCCGTGCCCTGCGTAGATCCAGAAGAAGCCGCAAGACCCGCTACCGTGCGCCGCGCTTCAACAACCGCACAAGAAGCAAGGGGTGGCTGCCGCCATCTTTGCAATCCAGAGTGGATAACGTACACAGTTGGGCAAAGCGCCTGCAACGCCTCTGCCCCATTGCCAACATTGCCGTGGAGACTGTGCGCTTCGACACGCAGAAGGTCGACAACCCGGAGATCCGTGGCGTCGAATACCAGCAGGGAACGCTCGCCGGGTACGAACTGCGGGAATATCTGTTGGAGAAGTGGCAGCGCCGTTGTGCGTACTGTGGAGCCGAAAACGTCCCGCTCGAAGTCGAGCATGTGGTTCCGAGAAGTCGGGGCGGCTCCGACCGGGCCAGTAACCTGACGCTTTCGTGCCGACCCTGCAACGAGAAGAAAGGCAGCCGCGCGGTGCAGGAGTTTCTGGCGGATCGGCCGGAGGTGTTGCGAAAGATCCTTGTCGGTTTGAAGCGACCGCTCAAGGATGCGGCGGCGGTCAATGCCACCCGCTACGCCATTGGCAAGGCCCTCAAGACGCTGGAGCTGCCCATATCCTTCTGGTCGGGCGGGCGCACCAAGTTTAATCGCACCGGTCAGCGCTACCCGAAAGCCCACTGGATTGACGCGGCCTGTGTGGGTGAGTCTGGTGCGTCGGTACGGCTCCAGCCCGGTCAGGTAGCGCTGTCCATCAAGGCCACCGGGCGGGGCAGTCGCCAGATGTGCCGGATGGACAAGTACGGCTTTCCCCGAACGGGTGCCAAGAAGGTGTCTTCTGAGAGCGGGTTTTGCACAGGGGATATCGTTGCGGCGCGTGTCCCAAAAGGTAAATTCGCCGGGCGGCACACAGGAAGGATTGCTGTCAGAGGCAGACCGTCCTATCGGCTCACGACACAGGATCAGATATTTGATGTCCATCCGAAATATTTAACAGCGATCCATCGAGCAGACGGCTATGCGTATTAA
- a CDS encoding DUF5131 family protein, with protein sequence MAEETEIAWTDSTFNPWWGCSKVGAGCDHCYAESLDKRTGGDHWGPDKTPRTMSGDNWRKPRRWQKQAEANGERRRVFCGSMCDWADTNAPDGERDRLWNLIRETPSLDWQLLTKRASRISDCLPEDWGAGYPNVWIGVTVENRKHGLPRIERLRGVQARVRFLSVEPLLEDLGPLNLGGIHWVIVGGESGPLARPMRPEWVANIRAQCEAQGVPFFFKQWGGRRDKGGCVVFGDEIKQWPRIT encoded by the coding sequence ATGGCAGAAGAAACCGAAATTGCATGGACCGATAGCACATTCAACCCGTGGTGGGGCTGTTCCAAGGTTGGCGCCGGCTGCGATCACTGCTACGCCGAGAGCCTGGACAAGCGCACTGGGGGAGACCATTGGGGGCCGGACAAAACGCCGCGCACCATGAGCGGCGATAACTGGCGCAAGCCGCGCCGCTGGCAGAAGCAAGCCGAAGCCAACGGCGAGCGCCGCCGCGTGTTCTGCGGCTCCATGTGCGACTGGGCAGACACAAACGCACCTGACGGAGAACGTGACAGGCTGTGGAACTTGATTCGGGAGACGCCTAGCCTTGACTGGCAGCTTCTGACGAAGCGCGCGTCGAGGATTTCCGACTGCCTGCCGGAAGACTGGGGGGCCGGATACCCAAACGTGTGGATTGGCGTGACAGTTGAGAACCGCAAGCACGGCCTGCCGCGTATTGAGCGCTTGCGAGGTGTTCAGGCGCGAGTACGCTTCCTGAGTGTCGAGCCGCTACTGGAAGATCTGGGGCCGCTGAACCTTGGCGGAATCCATTGGGTGATCGTAGGTGGTGAATCCGGGCCGCTTGCGAGACCGATGCGACCTGAATGGGTGGCGAACATCAGGGCGCAGTGCGAAGCTCAGGGCGTTCCGTTCTTCTTCAAGCAGTGGGGAGGCCGCCGCGACAAAGGTGGATGCGTCGTATTCGGTGACGAAATTAAACAGTGGCCGCGAATCACGTAG
- a CDS encoding tetratricopeptide repeat protein, protein MSERDTEKYCLEFIVSQDGSEGQFVEPHTDQRIKLEEEFDDLWGSFGRSGDKENTSRALRKMIKEHPDFVDAYAHLALLSMPPYSHDEFSKAARWYRQGYKVAASLIPENFNGQIDGRSFSNRPFFRIHQGLILCALWQKRFKSALPMMERHLAWDPDDRQGIRFLLGDIYLLHFKCQEARELLEETSQVDPYCWYSLGLLEFFEGNFVKALTCLRKGFARNPYIAEGLTGRNITPHSFWHPTTFGNVDQAQGYLDLLGYHLWETMPWGKDFIDWAFYCSRSLQERASFTQINEALGSAHDFETRRQVLEDEKALLSQIDDESSATWIEKIRTENGNLVWPWDKKQQERVRRAEKIMKRINNL, encoded by the coding sequence ATGTCCGAGCGCGACACCGAAAAATACTGTCTCGAATTCATCGTTTCCCAGGATGGGTCGGAAGGGCAGTTCGTAGAACCTCACACTGATCAAAGGATAAAACTGGAAGAAGAGTTCGATGACCTCTGGGGCTCGTTTGGGCGTTCAGGGGATAAAGAGAATACCTCTCGCGCATTGCGAAAAATGATCAAAGAACACCCGGATTTTGTCGATGCCTACGCTCACCTGGCTCTTCTTTCCATGCCGCCATATTCACATGATGAGTTTTCGAAAGCTGCCCGTTGGTATCGCCAAGGATACAAGGTTGCCGCAAGCTTGATTCCTGAAAACTTCAATGGACAAATTGATGGTAGGTCCTTCTCCAATCGTCCATTCTTTAGGATTCATCAAGGGTTGATTCTTTGCGCCCTCTGGCAGAAAAGATTTAAATCAGCTCTGCCCATGATGGAGAGACACCTCGCCTGGGATCCTGACGACCGACAGGGTATCCGTTTTCTTCTCGGTGACATCTACCTTCTGCACTTTAAGTGTCAGGAAGCGAGAGAACTTCTGGAAGAAACATCGCAGGTGGATCCTTACTGTTGGTATTCTCTGGGCTTACTGGAATTTTTCGAAGGCAATTTTGTGAAAGCCCTGACATGCCTTCGAAAAGGATTTGCCAGAAACCCTTATATTGCAGAAGGGCTGACCGGGAGAAATATTACGCCACATAGTTTCTGGCACCCTACGACATTCGGCAACGTAGATCAGGCTCAAGGATATCTCGATCTACTTGGCTACCATCTATGGGAGACTATGCCCTGGGGGAAAGATTTTATTGACTGGGCTTTTTATTGCTCCAGATCTCTTCAGGAAAGAGCCAGCTTTACACAAATCAACGAAGCACTCGGCAGCGCCCATGATTTCGAAACAAGACGGCAGGTTCTTGAAGATGAGAAAGCGTTGCTGAGCCAAATCGATGATGAGTCTTCAGCAACATGGATTGAGAAAATCCGCACCGAAAACGGCAATCTCGTTTGGCCCTGGGATAAAAAACAGCAGGAGCGGGTACGTCGGGCCGAAAAGATCATGAAAAGGATAAATAACCTGTAA
- a CDS encoding RDD family protein, translating to MSHSALRYAGFWARVQATMIDSLLFALILMSTAFLVYGKQGFLHLVMQGHAGWSGFFLNWVIPAALTLVFWSTLQATPGKMMFKMKIVDAQTGCVPSFSQLLIRYLGYIVATIPLGLGLLWVGFDSRKQGWHDKLAKTVVVQPQHPSAIFEENIFDPPLNQPPSLSEFDNKNTQRKRMPNI from the coding sequence ATGTCCCACTCAGCTTTGCGCTACGCCGGTTTCTGGGCCCGGGTCCAGGCCACCATGATCGATTCACTTCTCTTCGCCCTGATTTTAATGTCAACAGCCTTCCTTGTTTACGGCAAACAAGGCTTTCTCCACCTGGTTATGCAGGGACATGCTGGGTGGTCGGGCTTTTTTCTCAACTGGGTAATCCCCGCAGCCCTGACCCTTGTTTTCTGGAGCACGCTACAGGCCACCCCTGGTAAAATGATGTTCAAAATGAAGATTGTTGACGCTCAAACCGGCTGCGTCCCAAGCTTTTCGCAGCTGCTGATTCGCTACCTGGGATACATTGTGGCCACAATCCCGCTAGGACTTGGACTTCTATGGGTCGGCTTTGATTCCCGCAAGCAGGGGTGGCACGACAAGCTGGCAAAAACCGTTGTCGTACAACCCCAACACCCTTCAGCTATCTTTGAGGAAAACATCTTCGATCCTCCCTTGAATCAACCACCCTCCCTGTCTGAGTTTGACAACAAAAATACACAAAGGAAACGTATGCCTAATATTTAA
- a CDS encoding DNA cytosine methyltransferase, translating into MNNSISAAPIGFQISKVSRDKRGTARLWFEGRRLLRAAFAVGAKVKKSFDADKHTLTLEIAENGDTTISRKSRNGEDLPVLDIANKSVDEIFGRVERIKATFYPGKIIIEIHPDEAAKARRESRLLGKLKRNLCLSTASLSHGGGIMDAAAHKGLKISGVETRLGFACEIEPEYLETSLRNNRVWADKDSKFYCGPMQDIRPADIGKEADILIAGLPCVDASSAGRSKKKLKNAEAGKVGHLFHSFLNVVKWANPSIVQLENVPEYQNTTSMAVIRACLQEWGYTLHEQVLNGNDYGALENRDRFFLVAVSSGLPNLLEGLSPISPKPATLGEILETVPEDAPNWRTFDYLHKKEQRDKAAGKGFMMQIFAADSPRIATLRAGYHKGGSTDPLLAHPNNPRLKRLLTPREHAAVKGINPKLVEGCSNTLAHQILGQSVISKVVEALYATIGLNLKKLVGHETKKFNYPLQKECEKKDSAASVHRQKKSPQTTLHSQMDLFATQ; encoded by the coding sequence GTGAACAATTCCATCTCTGCCGCCCCTATTGGTTTTCAGATTTCAAAAGTTTCCCGTGATAAGCGCGGCACCGCCCGGTTGTGGTTCGAGGGCAGACGCCTGCTGCGTGCAGCCTTTGCCGTTGGCGCCAAAGTGAAAAAGAGCTTCGATGCCGACAAGCACACCCTCACCCTTGAAATCGCCGAAAACGGCGACACCACGATTTCGCGCAAATCGCGCAACGGGGAAGATCTGCCCGTCCTTGACATCGCCAACAAGAGCGTGGATGAAATCTTCGGTCGCGTTGAGCGCATCAAGGCAACCTTCTACCCGGGAAAGATCATTATCGAGATCCACCCGGACGAAGCCGCCAAGGCCCGTCGCGAATCACGCCTTCTGGGGAAACTCAAGCGCAATCTCTGCCTCTCTACTGCCTCCCTGTCTCACGGTGGCGGCATAATGGATGCCGCAGCGCATAAAGGCCTCAAAATCTCAGGCGTCGAAACAAGACTCGGTTTTGCCTGCGAGATCGAACCTGAGTATCTGGAGACATCGTTGCGCAACAACCGTGTCTGGGCCGACAAGGACTCCAAGTTTTACTGCGGGCCCATGCAGGATATTCGCCCGGCAGATATTGGCAAGGAAGCAGACATCCTGATCGCAGGGCTGCCCTGCGTGGATGCCTCCAGCGCCGGACGTTCCAAGAAAAAGCTAAAGAACGCCGAGGCCGGCAAGGTCGGACACCTCTTCCACTCGTTTCTCAATGTCGTCAAGTGGGCCAACCCCTCTATTGTCCAGCTTGAAAACGTGCCGGAATACCAAAACACAACCTCGATGGCCGTCATCCGCGCCTGCCTGCAGGAGTGGGGTTATACCCTCCACGAGCAGGTTCTGAACGGCAACGACTACGGTGCACTGGAAAACCGGGACCGCTTCTTTCTTGTGGCTGTCTCATCCGGACTGCCAAATCTGCTGGAAGGGCTTTCCCCCATCAGCCCCAAACCCGCAACACTGGGCGAGATCCTCGAGACTGTCCCTGAAGATGCCCCCAACTGGCGCACCTTTGATTACCTGCACAAAAAGGAGCAGCGCGACAAGGCGGCCGGCAAAGGATTCATGATGCAGATTTTTGCCGCAGACAGCCCCCGCATCGCCACCCTTCGCGCAGGCTACCATAAAGGTGGCTCAACAGATCCTCTGCTGGCACACCCCAACAACCCACGCCTCAAAAGGCTTCTGACTCCGCGTGAGCATGCTGCGGTCAAGGGAATCAACCCCAAGCTGGTCGAAGGATGTTCAAACACACTGGCTCACCAAATTCTCGGGCAGTCGGTCATTTCAAAGGTCGTTGAGGCTCTTTACGCAACCATAGGGCTCAATCTCAAAAAGCTTGTCGGGCACGAAACCAAAAAGTTCAACTATCCTCTTCAGAAAGAATGTGAGAAAAAAGATTCAGCAGCCAGCGTCCATCGCCAGAAAAAGAGCCCACAGACGACACTGCATTCGCAGATGGATCTGTTTGCAACACAATAA
- a CDS encoding ERCC4 domain-containing protein — MLTIVADMREQRCGICRDLASREDVSLSYRDLEAADFIVGEGVGVERKEAVDFVNSLIRDKRLFEQVRYLKSSFDRAIIMIEGDIFATRSKIHPNALVGALSYLVALENIQIIPVPSVRHSAQMIYTLAKHLQTGLGYEIPLRGAKPKAPDTACQFLLEGLPGVGPLAAARLLEHFGSPREVFAATQKDLTEVSGLGKKTAERISLVLDHKKES; from the coding sequence ATGCTGACCATTGTCGCCGACATGCGCGAGCAGCGCTGCGGAATCTGCCGCGATCTCGCCTCTCGAGAAGATGTTTCTCTGTCCTACCGAGACCTTGAAGCAGCCGACTTCATCGTCGGCGAAGGCGTTGGCGTCGAGCGCAAGGAAGCGGTTGATTTCGTCAACAGTCTCATTCGCGACAAGCGCCTGTTTGAACAAGTGCGCTACCTCAAGTCTTCCTTCGACCGGGCGATCATCATGATTGAGGGTGACATCTTTGCTACCCGCTCCAAAATTCACCCCAATGCCCTGGTAGGGGCTTTAAGCTACCTGGTTGCGCTTGAGAATATCCAGATTATCCCCGTGCCCTCAGTTCGCCACAGCGCGCAAATGATCTACACCCTGGCCAAGCATCTTCAGACAGGCCTTGGTTATGAAATCCCTTTGCGTGGCGCAAAACCCAAGGCCCCAGATACTGCCTGCCAGTTCCTGCTTGAAGGCCTTCCCGGGGTCGGGCCATTGGCCGCGGCACGTCTGCTTGAGCACTTCGGGTCTCCCCGAGAGGTTTTCGCCGCAACACAGAAGGATCTGACAGAAGTCTCAGGCCTTGGCAAAAAAACAGCCGAGCGCATCTCTCTTGTTTTGGATCATAAAAAAGAGAGCTAA
- a CDS encoding zinc-finger-containing protein, protein MVKLDCPYCGKQSHLTSSREVYGGRDYGPIYLCRPCDAYVGCHPGTTDPLGRLADKDLRKWKKKAHDAFDPLWKEKARREECGNGRARRAGYRWLADQLGIAFDECHIGMFDIETCQRVTKICSESTSI, encoded by the coding sequence ATGGTCAAGCTCGATTGTCCGTATTGCGGCAAACAGTCACACCTGACCTCATCCAGAGAGGTTTACGGCGGCAGGGACTATGGTCCGATCTACCTTTGCCGACCCTGCGATGCGTATGTGGGGTGTCACCCGGGAACCACCGACCCGCTTGGGCGCCTGGCAGACAAAGATCTGCGCAAGTGGAAGAAAAAGGCCCACGACGCCTTCGACCCCCTCTGGAAAGAGAAAGCCCGGCGAGAAGAGTGCGGCAATGGCCGCGCCAGGCGCGCTGGATACAGATGGCTTGCAGACCAACTGGGCATTGCTTTCGATGAATGCCATATCGGCATGTTCGATATTGAGACCTGTCAGCGTGTGACGAAGATCTGCTCGGAATCCACCTCCATTTAA
- the tnpA gene encoding IS200/IS605 family transposase, with protein sequence MNTSTELRHGRSCVFQLHVHLVFVTRYRRGIFSPSHYDTMREVFSNVCADFGAELIETDGEKDHVHLLVNYPPTVPVSKLVNSLKGVSSRLLRKRHPEIEQHYWKGGLWSPSYFAASCGGAPLGVIRQYIENQRA encoded by the coding sequence ATGAATACATCAACCGAGTTACGACATGGAAGAAGCTGTGTTTTTCAGCTTCATGTGCATTTGGTCTTTGTCACGAGATACCGGCGCGGCATCTTCTCGCCGTCTCATTACGACACCATGCGGGAGGTCTTCTCCAACGTCTGCGCCGACTTCGGCGCGGAGCTGATCGAAACGGACGGGGAGAAGGATCACGTTCATCTGCTGGTGAACTATCCGCCCACGGTCCCCGTCTCGAAACTGGTGAACAGCCTGAAGGGGGTCTCCTCGCGGTTGCTGCGGAAGCGGCACCCGGAGATCGAACAGCACTACTGGAAGGGCGGGCTCTGGTCGCCGTCCTATTTCGCGGCGTCCTGCGGCGGCGCGCCCCTGGGTGTTATCCGTCAATACATCGAGAACCAACGGGCCTGA
- a CDS encoding RNA-guided endonuclease InsQ/TnpB family protein, producing MARQAFKYKLYHADRNRRLDRQRRIAGQIWNHCIALHKRYYRRYRKHLNQKRLKSRIAYLRNHLRPEWKNLGSQAVQDVIERIERGYELFFKAYRLRKEKKSKRVVRPPSFRKSVKYRSFTLKQAGWKLISPGKVKVGGCVYRFHQSRAIEGKVKTVTIGRDSVGDFWITFSVETEDAAPIKAATGRTAGFDFGLKRFLTGSDETTVEMPEPLKSELKRVKKANQRLSRKLKKSGGRKKARLSLARLHRQIADRRREFHHQTARALSRKYDVICIEDLNLTGMKSLWGRKASDLGFAQFVDILAHHCRKNGSRLVKIDRFFPSSKTCSVCGHVHRELSLRDRTWECPSCGSHHDRDKNAAINIEREGLRLIAHQAGHRLEGEAA from the coding sequence ATGGCACGTCAAGCGTTCAAATATAAGCTCTATCACGCCGACCGGAACCGGCGTCTGGATCGGCAGCGGCGTATCGCCGGGCAGATATGGAACCACTGTATCGCCCTGCACAAACGGTATTACCGCCGCTACCGGAAGCATTTGAACCAGAAACGGCTCAAGTCCAGGATCGCCTATCTCCGCAATCACCTCCGCCCGGAATGGAAGAATCTGGGTTCCCAGGCGGTTCAGGACGTGATCGAACGGATCGAGCGGGGCTACGAACTGTTCTTCAAGGCGTACCGGCTGCGGAAAGAAAAGAAGTCGAAACGGGTGGTGCGGCCGCCGTCTTTCCGCAAAAGCGTCAAGTACCGCTCCTTCACGTTGAAGCAGGCCGGGTGGAAGCTGATCTCTCCCGGCAAGGTGAAAGTTGGTGGATGCGTCTATCGCTTTCACCAATCCCGCGCTATCGAGGGTAAGGTCAAGACCGTGACCATTGGCCGAGACAGCGTGGGTGATTTCTGGATCACCTTTTCCGTCGAGACGGAAGATGCCGCTCCGATCAAAGCCGCGACAGGTCGAACTGCGGGCTTCGATTTCGGGCTGAAGAGGTTTCTTACCGGCTCCGACGAAACGACGGTCGAGATGCCCGAGCCGCTGAAATCGGAACTCAAGCGGGTTAAAAAAGCAAACCAGCGGCTATCCCGGAAACTGAAAAAGAGCGGCGGACGCAAAAAAGCCCGACTGTCCCTGGCGCGACTGCATCGGCAAATCGCCGACCGGCGGCGGGAATTTCACCATCAAACCGCCCGCGCCCTGTCCCGGAAATACGATGTGATCTGCATCGAGGATCTGAACCTGACCGGCATGAAATCCCTTTGGGGCCGGAAGGCCTCAGATCTGGGTTTTGCCCAGTTCGTCGACATTCTCGCCCATCATTGCCGGAAAAACGGCAGTCGGTTGGTCAAGATCGACCGTTTCTTCCCGAGCAGCAAGACCTGTTCAGTCTGCGGGCATGTCCACCGGGAGCTGTCGCTTCGGGACCGGACCTGGGAATGCCCGTCGTGCGGATCGCATCACGACCGGGACAAAAACGCTGCTATCAACATCGAGCGGGAAGGCCTGCGCCTGATCGCTCACCAGGCGGGGCATCGCCTGGAAGGGGAGGCCGCGTAA
- a CDS encoding NUMOD4 domain-containing protein has product MTETWKPLRGKWGQRYEISESGQIRNIDTGRRLKLYRQRLKGAEKDAVRVIVTLALNNERKTFHVSRLVYETFKDVDLKPLQTVGFLDGDSTNLHWSNLFIEKQREPEPEQAVAVGKISAEYEQAARKGVSITDFARQHGLSDQAMLRLIGALAWNALREEKGLEPESIPAPRVRPNRRK; this is encoded by the coding sequence ATGACAGAGACCTGGAAACCGCTTCGCGGCAAATGGGGACAGCGCTACGAGATTTCGGAGAGTGGACAAATCCGTAACATCGATACCGGACGCCGCTTGAAACTCTATCGGCAACGCCTAAAGGGTGCAGAGAAGGACGCTGTACGGGTCATTGTCACGCTCGCGCTTAACAACGAGCGAAAGACGTTCCATGTCTCGCGCCTGGTGTACGAAACTTTCAAGGATGTGGACCTGAAGCCTTTACAGACGGTTGGCTTTCTCGATGGAGACAGCACCAATCTGCATTGGTCGAATCTGTTTATCGAAAAACAAAGAGAGCCCGAGCCGGAACAAGCTGTGGCGGTCGGAAAGATTTCTGCCGAGTACGAGCAAGCGGCCCGCAAAGGCGTGAGCATCACGGACTTCGCTCGGCAGCATGGATTGTCGGATCAAGCCATGCTGCGGCTGATCGGAGCTTTGGCCTGGAATGCGCTGCGGGAAGAAAAAGGGTTGGAGCCAGAAAGCATTCCTGCCCCTCGTGTGCGGCCTAACCGACGAAAATAA
- a CDS encoding thermonuclease family protein produces MHKTIHALTFTLFLFLFLTSSLYAFTAQVVKVSDGDTITVLTEDKKEARIRFYGVDTPERGQAFGRVATEHLKTLLTPTVEIEVLDQDRYGRLVGLVYNSAGTNLNQQMVADGYAWVYTRYCSKSFCSDWKQLQNEARSAASGLWRDRDPVPPWQWRQGKRSSSHPDKELSAPFSGNTESQVAHRESCRHYDCKHCSVEFQTAAEAKNAGFRLCRMCN; encoded by the coding sequence TTGCACAAAACAATTCATGCCCTGACATTCACCCTGTTTCTTTTCCTCTTTTTGACCTCAAGCCTTTATGCCTTCACCGCACAGGTGGTCAAGGTCTCAGACGGTGACACCATCACCGTTTTGACCGAAGACAAAAAAGAGGCTCGGATCCGCTTTTACGGAGTTGATACACCTGAGAGGGGACAGGCATTTGGGCGTGTTGCCACAGAGCACTTAAAAACCCTTCTGACTCCCACGGTCGAAATAGAGGTCCTTGACCAGGATCGCTATGGGCGCCTCGTCGGGCTGGTTTATAATTCTGCCGGCACAAATCTCAATCAGCAGATGGTCGCCGACGGCTACGCCTGGGTCTACACCCGCTATTGCTCAAAAAGCTTTTGTTCCGATTGGAAACAATTGCAAAATGAAGCAAGATCCGCGGCAAGCGGTCTCTGGAGGGACCGAGACCCGGTGCCGCCGTGGCAATGGCGTCAAGGCAAAAGATCTTCGTCGCATCCAGACAAGGAATTGTCGGCCCCCTTTAGCGGCAATACAGAAAGCCAGGTTGCTCATCGCGAAAGTTGCCGCCACTACGACTGCAAGCACTGCTCTGTGGAATTTCAAACCGCGGCGGAAGCAAAAAACGCGGGATTTCGGTTGTGTCGGATGTGCAATTAA